From Zhongshania aliphaticivorans, one genomic window encodes:
- a CDS encoding SprT-like domain-containing protein — protein MLFLLNAQSMNPTTDLYQALEKAYGHFNSELFDKALPEVIFTFQRKSGIMGYFSPERWGNAAGDTRNEIAINPSFLASSRLIEICQTLVHEMVHCWQHQYGKPSRKGYHNLEWAKKMMSVGLMPSSTGEPGGEILGQAMGDYIIEEGQFIKAFEALTESIKFDFPWFDRKALPRLYNPVIAAFPRKDEHQAVAGGLKLKSESTLPSELTQGLIENGAVRTLVNYEGYQDRETLAGMAPDAFVIHEAPKKPTRIKYICEGCGTKIYGKTKLNISCDDCSRSFYAVDQ, from the coding sequence GTGTTATTTCTATTAAATGCGCAGTCAATGAATCCAACCACAGACCTTTATCAAGCCTTAGAAAAAGCTTACGGGCATTTCAATAGCGAATTGTTCGATAAAGCCCTACCCGAAGTGATTTTTACGTTTCAACGAAAAAGCGGAATAATGGGGTACTTTTCACCTGAGCGGTGGGGAAATGCAGCCGGTGATACACGTAATGAAATCGCTATTAACCCCTCGTTTTTGGCCAGTTCCCGCCTGATTGAAATTTGTCAAACGTTAGTCCATGAAATGGTCCATTGCTGGCAGCATCAATATGGTAAACCCAGTCGAAAGGGCTATCACAACCTAGAGTGGGCAAAGAAAATGATGAGCGTTGGTCTAATGCCATCGTCAACGGGTGAGCCAGGAGGCGAAATTCTAGGACAGGCGATGGGTGACTACATTATTGAAGAGGGACAATTCATTAAGGCGTTTGAAGCGTTGACTGAGAGTATTAAGTTCGACTTCCCTTGGTTTGATAGAAAGGCTTTACCAAGGTTATATAACCCCGTTATAGCTGCGTTTCCTAGGAAAGACGAACATCAAGCAGTGGCCGGTGGATTGAAATTGAAATCTGAAAGTACGCTTCCCTCAGAACTAACCCAAGGGTTGATCGAGAATGGCGCGGTTCGAACTTTGGTCAACTATGAAGGTTATCAAGACCGTGAGACTCTCGCAGGAATGGCCCCAGATGCGTTTGTCATCCACGAAGCGCCAAAGAAACCGACTCGAATAAAATATATTTGCGAAGGTTGTGGTACCAAGATTTATGGAAAGACGAAGTTGAACATTAGTTGTGACGATTGTAGCCGCTCTTTCTACGCTGTCGATCAATAA
- a CDS encoding tyrosine-type recombinase/integrase, with the protein MAIPKPVPLYPTYKDLKDVRIEEFPDLVAVLADTDQWKYKAWLWGQEFLSYIGRNKSEHTFTRFRSEVEKFLLWAFLIKDKPVDQYRKADILEYADFCWRPPLTWICLSNVEKFLIKGGLYTSNTEWAPFRLMIAKGDISKPDKKKYRPSQETLQATFTAVNAFYKHLTDEEYCYGNPVQLAKKDCRYLIKDAQVKDVKRLTEDQWNFLLEVAHTMADDDSRYERSLFLIASLKTLFLRISEYSDRAEWSPTMSHFWKDNDNNWWLKIYGKGRKVRDITVPPSFLSYLTRYRLYRGLNKLPVPGENHPIIEKLRGRGGMTARQLSRLVQEVFDQAYDQMKARYGEDNASNFKEATSHWLRHTGASLEIERGRSLKDVSEDLGHASMSTTDTVYVQTDDKKRAASGKERNV; encoded by the coding sequence ATGGCCATCCCTAAACCTGTCCCGCTGTACCCCACATACAAAGACCTCAAAGATGTAAGGATTGAAGAGTTTCCTGACCTCGTAGCGGTTTTAGCCGATACCGATCAATGGAAATATAAAGCGTGGCTATGGGGTCAGGAATTTCTATCTTATATTGGCCGCAACAAATCAGAACACACATTTACGCGATTTCGTTCTGAAGTCGAGAAATTTCTCCTCTGGGCATTTCTCATCAAGGATAAGCCAGTCGACCAATACCGAAAAGCCGATATTTTGGAATATGCAGATTTCTGCTGGCGACCGCCATTAACGTGGATATGTTTATCGAATGTTGAGAAATTTCTGATTAAAGGCGGCCTGTACACAAGTAACACTGAATGGGCACCATTCCGGCTGATGATTGCCAAAGGCGACATATCAAAGCCGGACAAGAAAAAATACCGTCCCTCGCAAGAAACCTTACAAGCGACGTTTACCGCCGTTAATGCCTTCTATAAACATCTAACTGATGAAGAATACTGCTACGGCAACCCTGTTCAATTAGCCAAGAAGGATTGTCGATATTTGATCAAAGATGCACAGGTCAAGGACGTAAAACGCTTAACGGAAGACCAGTGGAATTTCCTGCTGGAGGTTGCTCATACCATGGCCGATGACGACTCGCGATATGAGCGAAGCCTGTTTCTCATTGCATCATTAAAAACCCTTTTTCTGCGCATTTCTGAGTACTCAGATCGCGCAGAATGGTCGCCCACCATGAGTCACTTTTGGAAGGATAATGACAACAATTGGTGGCTGAAGATCTATGGTAAAGGCAGGAAAGTCCGCGATATTACGGTTCCTCCAAGCTTTCTAAGCTATTTAACACGCTACCGGCTCTACCGAGGCTTAAACAAGTTACCTGTGCCTGGTGAAAACCACCCTATTATTGAAAAACTCAGAGGTCGTGGGGGAATGACGGCGCGACAATTATCAAGGTTAGTGCAGGAAGTATTTGATCAAGCATACGACCAAATGAAAGCACGCTACGGCGAAGATAATGCCAGTAATTTCAAGGAAGCAACGTCACATTGGCTACGGCATACCGGTGCGAGTTTAGAGATCGAACGCGGCCGCTCACTTAAAGACGTATCCGAGGATCTGGGCCACGCGAGTATGTCCACCACCGACACCGTTTATGTCCAGACTGATGACAAAAAGCGAGCTGCTAGTGGTAAAGAGCGCAATGTTTAG
- a CDS encoding Tn3 family transposase has protein sequence MSDLIILSRHRRRIFDSIPSLTVDERMVYINLDTVTRKYLRNKKSHRKVGYLLHKAYFQSKGRFFDLSTAHKRDINSAVKRLNLGSSYSFEPSEYSTTLQNEDKQHILQAHGWHAYKSSFANELMGVARLLVARRYEAERILFSLLDHCWAKRVSIPSYATLTKIVTESMREYESSVLDKWHQHSTSSLRELLLNQVHSNKTSFSLSHLKTIDQDDSLQAMSRNARILSYCRDMFFAAESSLTSVNLMPEGIRHFSDQISKNDIAQLRRQKNEANLSLNLACFVQDQFYQRQDATFIAFKKVIRSAVNMAKKKDQTVKAQREEEHLEANRQVVDTAKQSRAVIREIYTISKDGKKPLSQRNEQVIHLIEAFFGEGDEDDISRVFDTFENDLINMQKRKGYYHYLFDQHTSLIRKLSPALRALTFDSENSNPDLIEAIEYFRSNESESNKKAPTEFLNESEKELVMEESNLPTISRWKILLFCAVIIGIRDKKLILKYSYKYREDQSYLIPLQEWLADRETLIRRANLESFVDGPQVLEKIGRHLNQQYYCVNDMIDRNEIEGFQKRPSGWLLKKLDADYDNSKFIPTLLSNHKAVTLYELLAEIDKYSEFSKVLQTDKSGKELSSIKLKQVYATIMSLGTNLGHHNMARAARNISEKQLRDTEKQWLSPSSLSKANEAMVSFIQSLPLPKVFHNNEGELHTSSDGKKITVAVNSLLANFSYKYYGKEQGITANSYTDEFQAFFNINVHTSSDREAASMLDGMVESTRALYPEGEMRHWHSTDQHGFTEAVFAGMHFINVSFAPRFAKIHKQALCTYDDKTKQAMKGRVLKPGSTINRKSILSQWDKVLHLMASIKLGYCSAAHIFRMMSAQSPKSDVYKALQGFGQLLKSSYILSYLEHPEIRRHVQKQLNRVEHGQKLSEAVFFARQGKLRVGTESDIQKAMLCKTLLKNAIIIWNYLFLSDYCCQLDDSQRQEVINSISNGSVIAWAHVNMHGVYDFDRLPSKSFKSTITQMRALKVA, from the coding sequence TTGTCAGATTTAATCATATTAAGCCGACATCGTCGAAGAATATTCGACAGTATCCCAAGCCTAACAGTCGATGAGCGGATGGTTTATATAAACCTTGATACGGTTACCCGCAAATACCTGCGTAATAAGAAATCTCACCGTAAAGTTGGCTACTTACTTCACAAAGCATATTTTCAGTCCAAAGGCAGGTTCTTCGATTTATCAACCGCACATAAACGAGATATAAATTCAGCTGTAAAACGTTTGAACTTGGGCTCTAGCTACTCTTTTGAGCCTAGCGAGTACTCTACGACGCTACAAAATGAAGACAAGCAACACATTCTGCAGGCACATGGTTGGCATGCTTATAAATCTTCTTTCGCAAATGAACTGATGGGTGTAGCTCGGTTACTGGTTGCACGGAGGTATGAGGCCGAAAGAATCTTATTCTCGTTGTTGGATCACTGCTGGGCTAAGCGCGTAAGTATCCCTTCTTATGCAACGTTAACGAAGATCGTTACCGAGAGTATGCGGGAATATGAGTCATCCGTGCTGGATAAATGGCATCAGCACAGCACTAGCTCCCTTCGGGAATTGCTTTTAAACCAAGTTCATTCAAACAAAACGTCGTTCTCACTAAGTCATCTAAAAACAATCGATCAGGACGACTCCCTTCAAGCAATGAGCAGGAATGCAAGAATACTTTCATACTGTCGCGATATGTTTTTTGCTGCTGAATCGAGCTTGACGTCTGTTAATCTAATGCCGGAAGGCATTCGTCATTTTTCAGACCAAATCAGCAAGAATGATATTGCTCAATTACGTCGCCAAAAGAACGAAGCAAATTTAAGTCTTAATCTAGCCTGCTTTGTCCAAGACCAATTCTATCAACGGCAAGACGCCACCTTCATCGCATTCAAGAAGGTGATTCGAAGTGCCGTCAATATGGCAAAGAAGAAAGATCAGACTGTTAAAGCGCAACGTGAGGAGGAACATCTAGAAGCGAATCGGCAAGTTGTAGATACAGCCAAACAATCGCGCGCCGTGATTCGGGAAATTTACACCATTTCCAAAGACGGAAAAAAGCCACTTTCGCAACGAAATGAGCAAGTAATCCATTTGATTGAAGCTTTCTTTGGGGAAGGTGACGAGGACGACATCAGCCGCGTGTTCGACACATTCGAAAATGACTTGATCAATATGCAAAAACGTAAGGGGTATTACCATTATCTGTTTGATCAACATACGAGCCTAATACGCAAGCTTTCTCCTGCACTTCGAGCATTAACCTTTGACAGTGAGAATTCCAACCCTGATCTCATCGAGGCTATCGAGTACTTTCGTTCTAACGAAAGCGAGTCCAATAAAAAAGCTCCCACCGAGTTTTTGAATGAATCAGAAAAAGAGCTCGTCATGGAAGAGTCTAATTTACCCACCATTTCACGCTGGAAAATACTTCTATTTTGCGCGGTTATAATAGGGATTCGAGACAAGAAATTAATTTTAAAATACTCGTATAAATACAGAGAGGACCAAAGCTACTTGATCCCCCTGCAGGAATGGCTTGCAGATCGGGAAACATTGATTCGCCGAGCAAATCTTGAGTCGTTTGTCGACGGACCACAGGTCTTGGAGAAAATCGGTCGTCACCTGAATCAACAGTACTACTGCGTGAACGACATGATTGATCGGAATGAGATCGAGGGATTTCAGAAGCGACCATCAGGTTGGTTGCTGAAGAAATTAGACGCCGATTACGATAATTCGAAATTCATACCAACACTGCTGAGCAACCATAAAGCGGTGACACTTTACGAACTGTTGGCCGAGATAGATAAATACTCGGAGTTTTCTAAGGTATTGCAAACTGATAAATCGGGAAAAGAATTATCTAGCATCAAACTAAAACAAGTTTATGCCACTATCATGAGTTTAGGCACTAACCTTGGACACCACAATATGGCCAGAGCTGCCCGGAATATATCTGAAAAGCAACTGCGTGACACTGAGAAACAGTGGTTATCCCCCTCTTCACTCTCGAAAGCCAATGAAGCTATGGTGTCATTTATTCAGTCACTGCCTCTGCCGAAGGTGTTCCACAACAATGAAGGTGAATTACATACTAGTAGCGACGGCAAAAAAATTACAGTTGCTGTTAATTCCCTTCTAGCCAATTTCTCTTATAAATATTACGGCAAAGAACAAGGTATCACTGCGAACTCTTATACAGATGAATTCCAAGCGTTCTTTAACATCAATGTTCATACTTCATCTGATCGTGAAGCCGCATCAATGCTCGACGGTATGGTTGAATCAACGCGGGCGCTGTATCCAGAGGGTGAAATGAGACACTGGCATTCAACAGACCAGCACGGCTTTACCGAAGCAGTGTTTGCAGGAATGCATTTTATAAATGTGTCGTTTGCACCCCGATTTGCCAAAATCCATAAACAAGCCTTATGTACCTATGACGACAAAACTAAACAGGCCATGAAAGGGCGTGTATTGAAGCCAGGAAGCACCATTAATAGGAAAAGTATCTTAAGCCAATGGGATAAAGTTCTACATCTCATGGCATCAATCAAACTTGGTTATTGCTCTGCAGCACATATATTCAGGATGATGTCAGCTCAATCACCAAAATCAGATGTTTATAAAGCCCTTCAGGGCTTTGGTCAATTATTGAAGTCCTCTTACATTCTAAGTTATTTAGAGCACCCAGAAATACGCCGCCATGTTCAAAAGCAATTAAATCGGGTCGAACATGGCCAGAAACTATCTGAAGCGGTCTTTTTTGCACGTCAAGGAAAGCTAAGGGTGGGTACTGAAAGTGATATACAGAAAGCGATGTTGTGTAAGACTCTTCTTAAGAACGCCATTATTATCTGGAATTACCTGTTCCTTTCTGACTATTGTTGTCAGCTAGATGATAGTCAGCGCCAAGAGGTAATTAATTCAATTTCTAATGGCTCAGTCATAGCATGGGCGCACGTCAATATGCACGGGGTATACGATTTTGACAGGTTGCCAAGTAAATCATTTAAATCAACGATTACTCAAATGAGAGCTTTGAAAGTTGCATGA
- a CDS encoding Tn3 family transposase, whose product MSSLHETAYPRLRNTITDKELKEYYTPTPEELILISSEKRPILRVGLILNLKLLQRLGYFVPVASVPRSIMQHVLDAMGIKRPITLKQLKDYDRSGSRSRQQQQLREYLGIKPFDLSDQPWLTQIAENASETKEMLADIINVMLEELAHHHFELPGFTVLKRIARAARNKVNDACFREIGLDLSPEAKQKIDELLNPSDGAYSAWNILKREPKKPGNKEVRSYLQHVHWLQTLGETLPEANIPVVKYRQFALEARALTAPEMARLKVHKRYALAVILIRQQHSKALDDVANLYIKMLRSMEAGAQAALNKYILEHQKQIDALIAKFRDVLIAYDQDSEQLAKLQAIGGVLGDDASALIDRCNQHIAYAGNNYYPFMLSNYRQKRALLFNCLDILDLQSSSSDTSSTTLLILLKSLRSTRSEFISEETLNQHLPEPFDTSWFTEKWRKLILSNTKNETGITQRLFHRKYLELCLLLHIKHELSSGDLYIPFSVEFDDYREQLVDDETLDDELDEYSEQVEMPLNNAHLFVTNLKQELSDRSKQVDERFPANLHASIKEGKLSISPIRSEQPLAELQKLDALITENLPEVSIIDILTDTEKWLGLHKLFGPLSGNELRIDEPEKRFITTLFCYGCNLGPVQTAKSVKNISRKQIAWLNLRHASEDRLDKAITQVVNAYNKFDLPKYWGSGKHASADGTMWDLYEQNLLTEYHIRYGGYGGIGYYHVSDTYIALFSHFIPCGVYEAVYILDGLMNNKSDIQPDTLHGDTQAQSYPVFGLSHLLGINLMPRIRNIQDLLLFRPDNRYRYKSIEPLFAGSIDFKLIERHLRDMLRVVISIKKGKITASTILRRLGTYSRRNKLYLAFKELGKAIRTLFLLRYIDEIELRKTIQSATNKSEEFNGFIKWLFFGGEGIIAENVRHEQRKIVKYNQLVANMVILYNVEKMTHVLKHLSKEGVIINKELLNGLSPYRNSNINRFGDYNLDLEKVIPPLDFGIKILETEKAK is encoded by the coding sequence ACGTGTCGGGCTCATTCTGAATTTAAAATTACTTCAACGACTCGGATACTTTGTGCCTGTGGCCTCAGTGCCACGCTCGATTATGCAGCATGTGCTCGATGCGATGGGTATAAAACGACCGATTACTCTTAAACAGCTCAAAGACTACGACCGGTCGGGGTCTCGATCACGTCAGCAACAACAATTAAGGGAATATCTCGGCATAAAGCCATTCGATTTAAGCGACCAGCCTTGGCTCACTCAAATTGCTGAAAATGCATCAGAGACAAAAGAGATGCTCGCAGATATCATCAACGTGATGCTAGAGGAATTGGCGCATCATCATTTCGAGCTGCCCGGATTTACAGTCCTCAAACGAATCGCTCGCGCAGCAAGAAATAAAGTCAATGATGCCTGTTTTCGCGAGATTGGACTGGATCTCTCGCCAGAAGCCAAACAAAAAATTGATGAATTACTGAACCCGTCCGATGGCGCTTACAGTGCCTGGAATATTCTTAAACGTGAACCCAAAAAGCCGGGTAACAAAGAAGTTCGAAGTTATCTTCAGCATGTTCATTGGCTCCAAACATTAGGTGAAACTCTCCCTGAGGCCAACATTCCGGTTGTGAAATATCGGCAGTTTGCCCTAGAGGCTCGTGCATTAACAGCCCCCGAAATGGCACGACTCAAAGTCCATAAGCGCTATGCACTTGCCGTAATATTGATTCGCCAACAACATAGTAAAGCCTTGGACGATGTTGCAAACTTGTATATCAAGATGCTGCGAAGCATGGAAGCTGGTGCCCAGGCCGCATTGAACAAATATATCCTGGAGCACCAAAAACAAATCGATGCCTTGATTGCAAAATTTCGCGACGTTCTTATCGCTTACGACCAAGATTCTGAACAATTAGCCAAACTGCAAGCGATTGGAGGTGTCTTGGGCGATGACGCTAGCGCGCTGATTGATCGTTGCAATCAGCACATTGCTTATGCCGGAAACAATTACTACCCCTTCATGTTAAGCAATTACCGCCAGAAACGCGCTTTGCTTTTCAATTGTCTGGATATACTGGATTTGCAATCAAGCTCCAGCGATACCAGCAGCACGACATTGCTTATCCTGCTAAAGAGTTTGCGTAGTACTCGATCAGAATTTATCAGCGAAGAGACACTTAATCAGCATTTGCCTGAGCCATTTGATACCAGTTGGTTTACAGAAAAATGGCGCAAGCTGATCCTGTCGAACACGAAGAACGAAACCGGAATAACTCAACGACTTTTCCATAGAAAATACCTTGAACTCTGTTTGTTGTTACACATCAAGCACGAGCTCTCATCGGGCGATTTGTATATTCCGTTTAGCGTCGAATTTGATGACTATCGCGAGCAACTGGTGGACGATGAAACATTGGATGACGAATTAGACGAGTATAGTGAACAGGTGGAGATGCCACTGAATAATGCGCATTTGTTTGTTACTAACTTAAAGCAGGAGCTATCAGATCGATCAAAACAGGTAGACGAGCGATTTCCTGCCAATCTTCACGCCTCGATCAAAGAGGGTAAGCTGTCGATCAGTCCGATAAGAAGTGAACAACCGTTAGCCGAACTGCAAAAACTCGATGCACTGATTACGGAAAACCTCCCTGAAGTAAGCATTATTGACATCCTTACCGACACTGAAAAGTGGCTTGGTCTGCATAAACTATTTGGGCCGTTGTCAGGGAATGAATTACGTATAGATGAACCCGAAAAGCGTTTCATCACCACGTTATTTTGCTATGGCTGTAATCTAGGGCCAGTTCAAACAGCCAAGTCTGTGAAGAATATCAGCAGAAAGCAGATTGCCTGGCTCAACCTTAGACATGCTTCCGAAGATCGCTTGGACAAAGCGATCACCCAAGTCGTCAATGCTTACAATAAATTTGATCTACCTAAATACTGGGGCAGCGGCAAGCACGCGTCGGCTGATGGAACGATGTGGGATCTGTACGAACAGAACCTGTTAACGGAATACCATATTCGATATGGCGGTTATGGTGGTATTGGTTACTACCATGTTTCCGATACCTACATTGCATTGTTCAGTCATTTTATTCCATGCGGTGTCTATGAAGCGGTGTACATACTAGACGGACTAATGAACAACAAATCTGACATCCAGCCCGATACGTTACATGGCGACACACAGGCGCAAAGCTATCCAGTATTTGGTTTGTCACATTTGCTGGGCATCAATCTCATGCCTCGAATCCGCAACATTCAGGATTTGTTGCTTTTCCGACCTGACAATCGATATCGATACAAAAGTATTGAGCCCTTGTTTGCAGGAAGCATAGACTTCAAATTAATCGAGCGGCATCTTCGAGATATGCTTCGCGTCGTCATATCGATCAAGAAAGGCAAAATTACCGCCTCAACGATTTTGCGTAGGCTTGGGACCTACAGTCGTAGAAACAAGCTATATTTGGCATTTAAAGAGCTGGGAAAGGCGATAAGAACACTCTTTTTACTGCGCTATATCGATGAAATTGAGCTTCGAAAAACCATTCAATCAGCCACAAACAAAAGTGAGGAATTTAACGGTTTTATTAAATGGCTCTTTTTTGGAGGTGAGGGCATCATTGCAGAAAACGTCCGTCATGAGCAGCGGAAAATCGTTAAATACAACCAGCTAGTAGCTAATATGGTGATTCTCTATAACGTTGAGAAAATGACCCATGTTCTGAAGCATTTGTCGAAAGAGGGTGTGATAATCAACAAAGAGCTGCTTAATGGGCTCTCACCATACCGAAATTCTAATATTAATCGCTTTGGTGACTACAATTTGGATCTGGAAAAAGTAATTCCGCCGCTGGATTTTGGAATCAAGATACTGGAGACAGAAAAAGCGAAATAA